TGGTAATGAAGAAATTGTCGGCGCGCTTACTCAATTTAAATCAAATACAGATTACGGAGTGTTTTTACCAATTCAAAAAGCAGCATCAGCTGCACTAAGAAATGGCGCTTCGTTTTGTGAGGAAAATCGCGGTATTTATCAAGAACGTAGAGACACTTTAGTTGATGGATTCCGCACATTTGGCTGGAATATCGATAAGCCAGCTGGTAGTATGTTCGTCTGGGCCGAAATTCCGAAAGGCTGGACTTCTATAGATTTCGCTTATGCGTTAATGGATCGTGCGAATGTCGTTGTTACACCAGGTCATGCATTTGGACCTCATGGAGAAGGCTTTGTACGTATTGCACTCGTTCAAGATAAAGAAGTGTTACAACAAGTTGTTGAGAACATTAGAAATAGTGGGATTTTTTCTCTTGAAAAAGTAAATGAATTAGTTAAAAATTAATGGTAACTCCCCTGCTTAACTGTAGCAGGGGTATTGTTCATTGGAGGTACTTTCATATGCATATTAAAGACACACTCCCCCATCGTTTTCCATTTTTAATGATTGATAAAGTAACAAATGTAAAACATGGTGAGTCCGTTACGGGATATAAACTCATTTCAAATAACGAGTGGTTTATAAATGATAATCAAAAACATATGCCTCATATGTTAATTGTAGAGGCACTTGCTCAACTTAGTGCATTTGTACATACAAGTAACTCTGAAGGTTTAGGCTTCCTCTCCTCATTAGATGGGGTTGAATTCCACGGAAAAGCATATCCCGGTGATAAACTAGATTTACATTATGAGCTAACTCGTAATCGTCGAGGTTTTATTCTCGGTACAGGTACTGCAACTGTAAACGATCAGCCGATTGTAACTATAGAAAAGCTATTAATATACCAAGCAGAATAGAGACGATGTAATCCTACAGGGGATCTATCTCCTACAAATTCTTTTTACTAACATGAACAGAGTAAATAAATAACTTGGTTAGGGGCAGGAAAATGGAAAGTACTATCGGTATCGATGCTGGTGGAACATTAATAAAAATTGCTTATTTGAACGAACGAAAACAATTAGCTTTTCAAAAATTTTATTCAAATGAACAAGATAAAATAATAAATTGGCTTAAGAAAAACACTCGTATAAAACAAATATGTATTACAGGTGGCAAAGCAAAACAATTACAGCAACTACTTTCAAGCTCATATAAAATAGTAGAAATAAACGAATTTGAAGCTACTCTTGTAGGTGTCCGATACATATTAAAAAAAGAAAAATATAATATAAACAACTTTATTTTAACGAATATCGGTACAGGTACTTCCATTCATTATGTTTATAATGACAAATATGTTCGCGCTGGTGGAACCGGTGTTGGTGGTGGTACTATTATGGGGCTTTCAAAATTATTAACAAATATAGATCATTTTGAAGATGTGATTCCTTTAACAAAATTAGGTTCTAGAAAAAATCTAGATATTACGGTTGGAGATATTTACGGTGGCATTCTCTCACCTATTGATAATAGCTTAACTGCTAGCAATTTTGGTAAAGCCGCTATTTCAGAATCAAAATATAATAGCTCAGACATACTTGCTAATGTACAAGGACTTGTCGGTGAAGTCGTTACTGCATTAAGCCTTCAATTCGCCGAAACAAAAAACATTGACCATATTATTTATATCGGTTCCACTCTATGTAATAACGTACACCTTCAAAATATTATTCGTAGCTACACAAAATATCAAAATAAAACACCTATTTTTTTACAAGATGGTGGTAATAGCGGTGCGATTGGTGCTTTACTTCATGCTACGAATAAAAAAAGCTGACTTTTGTCAGCTTTTTTGCAACGGTACTTCAAATTCAATAACCGATTCCCCGTTCTCTCCCATTCGCTCTATACTAATTCTATCAATTACACATTGTAACTTTTCAGGGAAACTATAAATATCCTTAGCTGCTTCAGTAGCTAACTCAGCACTTTCTTTTCTCCCGACTGTTACATGCGGTATATAAGGAATATCTTCTTTCAAAAATTGCAATAAAACTCCTGTATACAGCAAGTCATGTAGTTCTTCTATTTGTTTTTGTCCCTTTTCAACTCGTAAAAATAAATATTCCCCTTCACCTGTAATTTGATTCGCAAATTCAATTTCTATCTCTTGTATCCCTTTTGATAATTTTAAAATATGTAATTTCAACTCATCGTTTGAAATGGAGCTTTCAAATGGGAATATAACTGTAATATGCGGTGGGATTAAACCGAATAAAGGATCATGTTTTTTCCTAATGTCCTCTATTTCATTAATAGACATGCCGTTTAGAAAAAGTAAAATTGTACGCATTTTTATATCCCCTACTTTCTCTTTTTATATTCATCATATTGTATGGTAGCTTGCACTTCAACAAGTGATTTCAATTACATATAAAAAGAAAAGTTTTTTCTTATAAAGCATGATTATTATTTTCCCGCCAAACTTTCCTAAACTTTATATAACAAGCAATTCTCCAAGGAATAATATACGAGACAGCAACAACATAAAATAATAAACCAATTGTTTGTTGATCTAAATCTACAATATATTTCCTTGAACCATATCTTAAAACTACAAGTGCAATAAAAGTAATTAAAAAGGCTGCACTTTTTTTCGTATAAATATTCCCATTATCTCTTCGTTCATAATTTGTTAAAACTATAAGTGGTACGGCGAGAAGAATTCCAATTAATACAGCTATAACTACTTGTAATATAGCTGGATGTACGGGACCAAAAAACCATAAAACACCCGGTGTTAAAAATAATAATGGCCACAAAATACGTATCCCAGTTCCCTTTATAGGTTTATACATAGATTGATAACGACGCCAAAATATTAGTAGTGCAATGCATAAAAAAACTGTAATGAGTGAAGATGTGTCTCCCATTTGCTATCCTTCTCTCTATAGTAATCTAATACTATTTTAAATCGTTTTTTCGAATGATACTTTTCGAATAAATATACTACTAGTTATGATATAAAGCACAGTTAATCCAATTGAAATAACAGTAAAATATGGAATATCTACTGAGGATACATCACTCGTAAATAATAAACTGGTTACTCCCGCCTCTCCATAAAGCACACTATTTGTTGATAAGATAAGTGTTCCACCAATCATAAGACCAATCCACTTAAATCGTTGCTTAAAAACTACTACCACTTGAAAGAAACATGCTGTTGTAACATAAAATAAAAATTGCAAAATAAATTGTTGTATCGATTGCTCCCCAAAATTAACATTTACTACGTTATATTTTAAATCTTGCAGAAGCATAACTTGAAGAAATGAAAATAATGCAGATTGAAGTACAATGTAACAAATTGCTCCGATAAAATATTGTATTCTCGTAACACCGAATGAAATAGCTAAACGAAATAGCTCATCTTGTATGATGAAAACACTCCCTACTATAAATAACATAATTGCTATTGAAGGGTTATTTATAATTTCAGGTAAATAACCCATGTTTGTTCCATTTAAATGAGCAGCATTTAAAGCCCCTTTTATTAATAAAGCTACTATCCAGAATATTAAAATTGCTTTATAATGAAAATTTATATGTAACTTCAACTGCTTCATTAACATTGTCATTTCACTTCACCACCAGTTATGTGAATAAATAGTTTTTGTAATGTAATTCTATCAATTACTAAACCTTCTTTTTCAAGAGAGGAATAATCTTCATTAGAAAGTTCTTCCCATATAACAGTAATGCCTTTATTTCCATAGACTTCTCGATTTATTACTTTCTTATTGATTGCAAACTTATCTACTTTATCTTTTTTTCCTGAAATAATATGAGCTTGTTGTAATAAATCTTCCACTGATGATTGAACAACTAGTTTTCCTTCTTTTATAATGATTACTTCTTCAATCACATGGGTTACTTCTTCTACTAAATGTGTTGATAATATAATTGTTCTTGGATACTCACCGTAATCTTCTAGTAGTAAACTATAAAACAACTCGCGATGTGCTGCGTCTAAACCAGTAGTTGGTTCATCAAAAATGGTAATTGGCGCCCTACTCGCTAGTCCTTGAATAATTCCTACAACAGTTTGCATGCCGTGTGATAGTTTATGGTATTTTACTGTCATATTAAGTTGGAATTTATCGGCAAGTTCTTCTGCATACTTTCCATCCCAGTTTTTATAAAACATACTGCACATCTTAAAAATTTCTTTTACTTTATAACTTAAATGCGCTTCTTCTTTCACTCTCACAAAACAAATATTTTGCATCGCTTTACTATTTTCAAAAACATGTTCACCAAATATTGATACGCTACCACTACTTGAATTAATTTGACCAGCAAGCAAATTTAATAGTGTCGTTTTTCCTGCACCATTTCTACCGAGCAAGCCATATATTTTATGTTCTTCCAATGAAATCGTTACTTCATTTACTGCTACTTTCTTTTTATATTTTTTCGTTACATCTTTCGTTTCAAGTGCAATCATCCCTCTTTCCCCTCCTTCGTAATTTTTTGAATCATATCCATCAATTCATCTTTCGATATTTCTAATACTTTTGCTTCCTCCCACACTTTAGGTAAATATTCGGTCATAAAAGTATTTTGTCTTTTTTTAAGTACGACTTCTTTCGCTCCCTTTGCAACAAACATCCCGATCCCTCTCTTTTTATATAAAATCCCTTCATCCACTAATACATTTACCCCTTTAGCTGCAGTAGCTGGATTTATTTGTAACATCTTCGCAAATTGATTTGTTGATGGTACTTGTTCTTCTTCAAGTAATATGTCTTTTAAAATATCAGATTCAATCGTTTCTGCAATTTGCAAATATATTAATTTATTTTGCTCCAGAGTAGGTTTCACAATTTCACCACCTTAGGTTCATAGGTTCATCACTTATGTAATTAACCATACCACATAAAAATGTATATTTCCATAAATTTCTTTTACAAAAAAAGAGAGTCATTCGTTTAAGAATGACTCTCTTTCTAAAATTTCGAAGTTTCAACTCTCGTTCTCGCATTCTTTTCATTTATACCATTTTGACAAAAATTAAATTGTTGTCCCTTTATAAACTTTGTACGATCTACTACTTGCCCTAAATGATAACTTGTATGCTGCACTAAATGTAATAAACTATGAAGGTCAATATACTTTTTTTCTTCCCATGCTTGTATATATGCTTTTCCCCATTCATCAAATACTTCTTCAACGTACTGTAGCAAAACTTCAGTACGTTGTCGTTTCACTGGAAAATACTCCTCGATTCCCCTTTCAAAAACTATATTTGGATTTTTATAACGACTAGTATTTCTCTGTATATGTTCACAAATATGCAATACGATTCCACCAATTGAATTCACAGAATCCCCTTGTTTCCACAAATCTTCTTCACTAAAGAGACTAATTGCCTGTACTAACTTAGGTAAATAATGATCTTGCATTCGATGATAAGTAATTTTGTATACTAACCCCACCTTTTTTCCTCCCATCATTTCAACTGCTGCACTGGATATTTAGCAAATAAAGCTTCCCGAAACTCTTTATCATTCATAAGCATTGTAATTTTTTCGTTTTTATCTTTAAGGAACTTTACTACTTTCTTTTTATCCCATATATTATTTTCTTTTGGGAAATCATCAAATTTTCCATACAGGATTGCTAGTATTTCTTCTCTTTTTATTGTGAAATTTTTATTTTCTACTTGAAACTCGTAACTTTTCGCATTTGGTACTAAAATCGCTAGATAAATAACGTTAAAGAGAAAATTCTTCTCCATCGTATCCTTACCATCAAACCAATACGTCTCAACCATGTCTTCTGTCAGAGTTCCATTTCCTTTTGCACCATAGTTCACCTTTATACTTTCATTCTCTAAACTAATACTTTGAAATGTATCACCACCGGGTAAATGATTAACAATTGCAACCACATCTGAGTTATTACCAACATATGTCCCAGCATATTTCTTAAAGTCACCAGGTTTCACATCAGATATTTCTTTTATTCTTTCTCCGCTAGAACAAGCAGTAATAAATAACAAAATTGTTAGCATAACAACTACATTACGATGCATATATTTCATTTAGCATCCCCCATTTTTATCGATATTTCGTTAATTACAATACATCTTTTCAAAACCCTTTAAAATATACGCATTTTAATCAAAATTAAAAATTTTCATTTTTTCTGTTTACAATTATCCATTAATTGTATATAATTACTAACGTAAGAAAAATATTCTAAAAGGAGGTCGAAGGAAATGATGAAATTACAATTACATGCTTTAACTTTAGCGTTAACTGCACCTGTGTTTTCTGGACAATTAAATATGAATTCGACCACCCTAATGGAGAGTTGAAAATCGTACATTATTTCGATTAATTCATAAATTCGCCACAGGAGGTCGTATACTTTCCTGTGGCTTTTTGACGCCCTGCCATAGGAGAACTATATCTTCCTGTGGCTTTTTTGTGCGATTTTTTAGCCTCTTACATCATTTTTTTAAGAAAGGAGCAACATTCGATGACTATTAGCGTATTGTTTTTAAGTATTACGATTCAAAGAAATAAAATTTCTAAAGATGAAATGTTTCATAATGAGCAAATTGAAAAAGCTATGAATGATGTTAAGGAGCGCCAAGCACTTTATTGTGATCACATGTAATTCCTTTTCGAAAGGAGGAATTCATTTATGACTTTTCATATTTTCTTTTTTACGACTGTACTTCAGAAAAATACTTTAACTGAAGCTGAGATCAATCGTAAACAACAAATAAAACAACTGACTGATAAAATGACTGACATTAAAAGTTCATATTATACGCATATGTATTAAAAATATATTTTTAAGGAGCAATTCCCTAATGAAATTTAAAGCATTCTTTTTAACTATTACCATTCAAAAACGTAAACTTTCTCAAAACGAAATTTTACGTGAACAACACATTCAATCTATTATGGACGAAGTGAAAGAGCGTCAAGCTTCTTATTACAGCCGTCTTTTCTAAATAATTTATAAAGGGGCAATATGTAATGAAATTTAAAGTATTCTTTTTAACAATTACGATTCAAAAAACTAAGTTCTCCGACAGTGAGATATTACATGATCACCAAATTAATAAAGCTATGGAAGATGTAAAAGAACGCCAAAGTCACTACTGTAGCCATCTATAATTCCTTTCGAAAGGAGGAATGTATTATGAAGTTTCACCTTTTCTTTTTAACAATTACGATTCAGAAAAAAAACTATTCTGAAGCTGAATTAAAACAAGAACAACAATACAAACAGGTTATAGACGAAATTCGAGATCGTAGAAGCAAATACTACTCTCACCTATAATTCTTTAAAAATATAAAACATGAAAGGAGTCGATTATGATGTTGATAGCACGTTGTAAGGAAATGATTTGGATAGTTCAGAGGGACTCCACATAGTTTTACCGAGGCTATATCATACAAATTTTCCGCTACATTTGATATGTAATAAATATACAATAAAATTGCATCAATACAATTTTAACATTGATTAACAAACAAAAAGATACACCACTAAAAAAGCGGTGTATCTTTCTCAACATATACTATTTTCGATTACTTCGTTTCGTCTTAAACAATCTTACTAAATTCGATACAACTGTTTTCGTTACTGCATAAACTGGCACTGCCAAAATCATTCCGATAATTCCCGCAAAGTTACCTACCCCTAAAATTAAAATAATAATTGTTAACGGGTGGATATTTAATTTTGAACTCATAATACGCGGTGAAATGATGTTACTTTCAAACTGTTGTACAATTGTTACGATAATAATTACGTACAACGCTTGCATCGGAGATACGAACAGACCTACGATAACAGCTGGTGCTGCACCGATAAACGGACCTAAGTTAGGAATGATATTTGTAAATGCTGCTATAATTCCTAAAACGAAAGCGTACGGTAAATCGATAATTAAATAACCGATAAAAGTAAACGCACCTACAAATATACAAACGAGCGCTTGCCCTTGAATATATGCAGATAATGTTTCGTTCGTTTCTTTAATGATACGAAGTCCTTCTTCACGGTAAGACTCAGGTAATAGGCTAACTGCTTTCCCTGGAAACGCATGTCCATCTTTAAACATATAGAATAAAATGAACGGTACTGTAAAGATTACTAATGCGACGTTCGTTATAATACCAAATAAAGCCGTTGCACTCGACGTAATCGTGTTTGGTATATCCTTTAAGTATTCAATTGCATTTTTTTCAATTGTTTCAATGGAAACATAGTTTTGTGTAGATAACCATTCAAACAATCTATGATGGGATAAATCTTGTATGTATAGTTTTCCCTCTTTTATATAGCCTGGCATATTTTTCACTAAATCCATTAGCTGTTGTGAGATCGTTGGAACAACTACCCCAACGCCAACCGCAGTTAATGTTATGATAAAAAGATATAACAGTAAAATCGCTAAATTTCTAGGTACTTTTTTCTCCTCTAAAAAGACTAACACCGGATTAAATATGAAGTATAAAAATAACGCGATTAAGATTGGGAAAAACAACGTTGATATGAAGATACCAATTGGTTGAAATAGAAACGATATTTTTGTGCAAATAAATATAATCGCTACAACCATTAGCACTTCTAATGTCCAAAAGTGCACTTTCGATTTCAAAAAAACGTCCTCCTTTAAACTAGCACTTCACTTCATTGTACCAAAATAAGTAACAATTTCACATAATATTTTCCTTTACAATATTCCAAAATACCAATAAATACACTACAATGAGATTACATACAAATTTGCAGGTAAAGGTGATAAAAATGACACAATGCATCATTTGCAGAAAAAATACGAAAGAACTTAGTGAACAATATGTCATCCCAGAAATATTATGTGGATATTATTTCACAAACTCAATTTGTGATACTTGTCATGAACAAATGACAACAAATATTGATCGTCCCTTAATTCGGCATAAATTAAGTCAATATAAGATTGAGCAAATGAAAAAACAAATTGACTCTCCCCTGTATACGAATGAGCATGGTGAGGAACTTGCGGCAGCTGAGACTGATGTTGTTGAAGTAAGTGATGAAATACTTTATTCCAATGCATTAATTATGAAACTATGTAAAAAGCACGATATTTCACTACATAACGAAATTTGGAAAGAAGAACGTGTAACAAAAGTAGCTAGCTCTATTCAACGTGAATTACTTTTAGATAACCGTAAGTATAAAATGAGTGTATTAAAAATGGCTTATACATTCGCTGTACAAGCCGTTGATGGCTATTTTGAAGATCCAGATGCGATTGATATTTCCAACATTCTATCAAATGCCGATTTCATGGAATTAAAAGAAAAGAGCATTGTGCGCGATTTAAGTAAAAGTTCTTTATGGAATACATTAAATACAAATAGTGAAAACCATTACTTTATTTTATTAAGTGATAAAGATGGCCTGTTTTGTTTCATCCGTCTATTTGATATCTTTGATGTTGTCGTTCATTTATCAGAAAAGAGATATGAAATTCCATCACCTATTGTTGGCGTAAATAATGTAAGTAAGCAGGAATTTTATATCCAAACTTTAAAACAGTATATGGATGGGCTATTTAAAGAAAAAACTCCTTCTATTTAATCGAAATCAGAACATACGGTCTCCTTTCTTGATGAAAAGACACTGTGTTATAATAAGTATGAAAAGAACAATACAATCACATAAACTAATTATTAATTGTATATAAATAAAAAAGACTAGTGTGCGGCTACACACTAGTCCACGTAACTTAGCAGATTGGATTGTTCATTTATCCTATTTGTTTCTTACAAACAAAACAACCCACATTTTATTGGCATAGGTGGGTTGTTATTTTTTGAGCTTGTCTATTAAAACGACGACGAACGTTAACAATGCAACGAGAAACAGTCCACCCTGCAGTAGCAACGCTATTTCACTCACGTATTATCACCCCCCTCCTACTTGGAGAAGTGATAATTGAACAACCAACCGTACCTTAAGTTACTATTTAATTTTACCATATTTTCTAATAGTTTACGATGAAAACCCGCGAGTGAAATACTTGCGGGTTTTTTATCCCATATTAACAGGCAGTAAACAAAATGGAGCAAAACATAGGGGAAAGTTTAATCCTCACTATTTTTTTAATGCATATGCATCTGCTATCATTTCACCAACAATTTTAGTTTCTTGTTTCTTTTCTTCTTTCAATAAAGGAAATAACAGTTCTGCCACCTCATACGCTTCTTCTAAATGCGGATATCCTGATAAAACAAACGTATCAATTCCTAACGCTTCATATTCTTTTATTCTTTCTGCTACTGTGCGCGGATCTCCTACAAGGGCAGTACCTGCACCACCTCTAACAAGCCCGATGCCAGCCCATAAGTTAGGACTTATCTCTAACGACTCTCTCGTACCTTTATTTAAATGTGTCATTCGTTTTTGACCGACTGAATCATATCTTGCAAATGTTTTTTGAGCAAGCTCAATCGTTTCATTATCTACATATTGAATTAACTTTTCAGCCTCTTCCCATGCCTCTTCCTCTGTTTCTCTTACAATTACATGTAATCTGATGCCGAATTGTACCGTACGCCCCTTCTCATTCGCAAGTTTTCTTACTTCTTCTATTTTCTCTTTCACTTGCTCTGGTGGCTCTCCCCACGTTAAATATACATCACTGTGTTCTGCAGCTACTTCTTTACCTGCCGCAGACGATCCGCCAAAATAAATTGGTGGATACGGTGTTTGAACTGGCGGGAATACGACTTTACTATCTGTAACTTTAATATGTTTTCCTTCTAAAGAGATCGTTTCACCTTGTAAGGTCGATTTCCAAACTTTTAAAAATTCATCCGCTGCTTCATACCTTTCATCATGTTCAAGATATAATCCATCCCCCTGCAGTTCGACTGGATCTCCTCCAGCTACTACATTAATAAGTAACCTCCCATCTGAAATTCTATCAAATGTCGATGCCATCCTCGCTGCTACTGTCGGTGACATTAGTCCTGGTCTAACCGCTACTAAAAATTTTAATTTCTCTGTTTCAGCGGCAAGTGCCGATGCTAATACCCATGGATCTTCACAACCTTGACCAGTTGGAAGTAACACACCCGTATATCCTAAATAATCAGCTGCCTGTGCAACTTGTTTATAATAACCATATTCAGCTGCTCTTCCTCTTTTTGTCGTTCCTAAATATCGACCATCTCCATAAGCTGGAATAAACCATAACAATTCCATACTATTACACACCCCTTAATTGTTTTGAAAAATCCACTAAAACACTCTATATAAATTACCCCTAATAATTTATATATTAATTCCCTGTCTCTCCTTTAAAATTATCTCGCCATCTTAAAAACTTCACTTCTAGTAAACGTACGAGTGAATCAGAAAACTTTCCAACGAATGCAAAGATAATAATGCCTACAAATACGATATCTGTATTTGAAAATTGCCTTGCATCCATAATCATATAACCAATGCCTTCTGTAGATCCCATAAGTTCTGCTACTAC
This Bacillus paramycoides DNA region includes the following protein-coding sequences:
- a CDS encoding YrzI family small protein, translating into MTFHIFFFTTVLQKNTLTEAEINRKQQIKQLTDKMTDIKSSYYTHMY
- a CDS encoding DUF4052 family protein; the protein is MTMLMKQLKLHINFHYKAILIFWIVALLIKGALNAAHLNGTNMGYLPEIINNPSIAIMLFIVGSVFIIQDELFRLAISFGVTRIQYFIGAICYIVLQSALFSFLQVMLLQDLKYNVVNVNFGEQSIQQFILQFLFYVTTACFFQVVVVFKQRFKWIGLMIGGTLILSTNSVLYGEAGVTSLLFTSDVSSVDIPYFTVISIGLTVLYIITSSIFIRKVSFEKTI
- a CDS encoding AI-2E family transporter, whose product is MKSKVHFWTLEVLMVVAIIFICTKISFLFQPIGIFISTLFFPILIALFLYFIFNPVLVFLEEKKVPRNLAILLLYLFIITLTAVGVGVVVPTISQQLMDLVKNMPGYIKEGKLYIQDLSHHRLFEWLSTQNYVSIETIEKNAIEYLKDIPNTITSSATALFGIITNVALVIFTVPFILFYMFKDGHAFPGKAVSLLPESYREEGLRIIKETNETLSAYIQGQALVCIFVGAFTFIGYLIIDLPYAFVLGIIAAFTNIIPNLGPFIGAAPAVIVGLFVSPMQALYVIIIVTIVQQFESNIISPRIMSSKLNIHPLTIIILILGVGNFAGIIGMILAVPVYAVTKTVVSNLVRLFKTKRSNRK
- a CDS encoding 2'-5' RNA ligase family protein codes for the protein MRTILLFLNGMSINEIEDIRKKHDPLFGLIPPHITVIFPFESSISNDELKLHILKLSKGIQEIEIEFANQITGEGEYLFLRVEKGQKQIEELHDLLYTGVLLQFLKEDIPYIPHVTVGRKESAELATEAAKDIYSFPEKLQCVIDRISIERMGENGESVIEFEVPLQKS
- a CDS encoding DUF4825 domain-containing protein, whose protein sequence is MKYMHRNVVVMLTILLFITACSSGERIKEISDVKPGDFKKYAGTYVGNNSDVVAIVNHLPGGDTFQSISLENESIKVNYGAKGNGTLTEDMVETYWFDGKDTMEKNFLFNVIYLAILVPNAKSYEFQVENKNFTIKREEILAILYGKFDDFPKENNIWDKKKVVKFLKDKNEKITMLMNDKEFREALFAKYPVQQLK
- a CDS encoding 3-hydroxyacyl-ACP dehydratase FabZ family protein produces the protein MHIKDTLPHRFPFLMIDKVTNVKHGESVTGYKLISNNEWFINDNQKHMPHMLIVEALAQLSAFVHTSNSEGLGFLSSLDGVEFHGKAYPGDKLDLHYELTRNRRGFILGTGTATVNDQPIVTIEKLLIYQAE
- a CDS encoding DinB family protein translates to MGLVYKITYHRMQDHYLPKLVQAISLFSEEDLWKQGDSVNSIGGIVLHICEHIQRNTSRYKNPNIVFERGIEEYFPVKRQRTEVLLQYVEEVFDEWGKAYIQAWEEKKYIDLHSLLHLVQHTSYHLGQVVDRTKFIKGQQFNFCQNGINEKNARTRVETSKF
- a CDS encoding YrzI family small protein: MKFKAFFLTITIQKRKLSQNEILREQHIQSIMDEVKERQASYYSRLF
- a CDS encoding YrzI family small protein; amino-acid sequence: MTISVLFLSITIQRNKISKDEMFHNEQIEKAMNDVKERQALYCDHM
- the ssuD gene encoding FMNH2-dependent alkanesulfonate monooxygenase, which translates into the protein MELLWFIPAYGDGRYLGTTKRGRAAEYGYYKQVAQAADYLGYTGVLLPTGQGCEDPWVLASALAAETEKLKFLVAVRPGLMSPTVAARMASTFDRISDGRLLINVVAGGDPVELQGDGLYLEHDERYEAADEFLKVWKSTLQGETISLEGKHIKVTDSKVVFPPVQTPYPPIYFGGSSAAGKEVAAEHSDVYLTWGEPPEQVKEKIEEVRKLANEKGRTVQFGIRLHVIVRETEEEAWEEAEKLIQYVDNETIELAQKTFARYDSVGQKRMTHLNKGTRESLEISPNLWAGIGLVRGGAGTALVGDPRTVAERIKEYEALGIDTFVLSGYPHLEEAYEVAELLFPLLKEEKKQETKIVGEMIADAYALKK
- the coaW gene encoding type II pantothenate kinase → MESTIGIDAGGTLIKIAYLNERKQLAFQKFYSNEQDKIINWLKKNTRIKQICITGGKAKQLQQLLSSSYKIVEINEFEATLVGVRYILKKEKYNINNFILTNIGTGTSIHYVYNDKYVRAGGTGVGGGTIMGLSKLLTNIDHFEDVIPLTKLGSRKNLDITVGDIYGGILSPIDNSLTASNFGKAAISESKYNSSDILANVQGLVGEVVTALSLQFAETKNIDHIIYIGSTLCNNVHLQNIIRSYTKYQNKTPIFLQDGGNSGAIGALLHATNKKS
- a CDS encoding ABC transporter ATP-binding protein produces the protein MIALETKDVTKKYKKKVAVNEVTISLEEHKIYGLLGRNGAGKTTLLNLLAGQINSSSGSVSIFGEHVFENSKAMQNICFVRVKEEAHLSYKVKEIFKMCSMFYKNWDGKYAEELADKFQLNMTVKYHKLSHGMQTVVGIIQGLASRAPITIFDEPTTGLDAAHRELFYSLLLEDYGEYPRTIILSTHLVEEVTHVIEEVIIIKEGKLVVQSSVEDLLQQAHIISGKKDKVDKFAINKKVINREVYGNKGITVIWEELSNEDYSSLEKEGLVIDRITLQKLFIHITGGEVK
- a CDS encoding HNH endonuclease; translated protein: MTQCIICRKNTKELSEQYVIPEILCGYYFTNSICDTCHEQMTTNIDRPLIRHKLSQYKIEQMKKQIDSPLYTNEHGEELAAAETDVVEVSDEILYSNALIMKLCKKHDISLHNEIWKEERVTKVASSIQRELLLDNRKYKMSVLKMAYTFAVQAVDGYFEDPDAIDISNILSNADFMELKEKSIVRDLSKSSLWNTLNTNSENHYFILLSDKDGLFCFIRLFDIFDVVVHLSEKRYEIPSPIVGVNNVSKQEFYIQTLKQYMDGLFKEKTPSI
- a CDS encoding GntR family transcriptional regulator, which encodes MKPTLEQNKLIYLQIAETIESDILKDILLEEEQVPSTNQFAKMLQINPATAAKGVNVLVDEGILYKKRGIGMFVAKGAKEVVLKKRQNTFMTEYLPKVWEEAKVLEISKDELMDMIQKITKEGKEG
- a CDS encoding putative holin-like toxin, with protein sequence MSEIALLLQGGLFLVALLTFVVVLIDKLKK
- a CDS encoding YrzI family small protein, which encodes MKFHLFFLTITIQKKNYSEAELKQEQQYKQVIDEIRDRRSKYYSHL
- a CDS encoding YrzI family small protein, coding for MKFKVFFLTITIQKTKFSDSEILHDHQINKAMEDVKERQSHYCSHL
- a CDS encoding CcdC family protein, yielding MGDTSSLITVFLCIALLIFWRRYQSMYKPIKGTGIRILWPLLFLTPGVLWFFGPVHPAILQVVIAVLIGILLAVPLIVLTNYERRDNGNIYTKKSAAFLITFIALVVLRYGSRKYIVDLDQQTIGLLFYVVAVSYIIPWRIACYIKFRKVWRENNNHAL